The Vulcanimicrobium alpinum sequence CAACTCGCCGTAGCGCACGCGCGCATCGTCGAGCAGATCGATCTTGTTGAGCGCCACGATCACATGTCGGATGCCGAGAAACGCCAGCAGGTACGCGTGGCGCAGCGTCTGCTCGCCGATCCCGGCGGCCGCATCGACGACCAGAATCGCCGCGTCGGCTTCGGACGCCCCGCTGAGCATGTTGGCGAGAAACTGCCGGTGGCCGGGCGCGTCGATGATCGTATAGCGGCGCTGCCGGTGCGTGAACCAGATGCGCGTCGTGTCGATCGTGACCGCCTGATCGCGCTCTTCCTGCAGCGAGTCGAGCACGTACGACCATTCGGGGGCGACGCCGCGCCGCGAACTCGCCGCGACGACGTCGTCGATCTTCGACTGGTGCAGCAGGCCGAGATCATACATCAGCCGCCCGATCAGGGTCGATTTGCCGTGGTCGACGTGACCGGCGACGACGATCCGCGCGACCTGGGTCGCGGTTGCCGCCGCAAGCGGCGGCGATTCCGTCTGCACTACATGTACCCCGCGGCGCGGAGCCGCTCGAAGGAGTCTTCGCTTTCGTTGTCCATCACGCGGCCGGCGCGTTCGGGCTCGCGCGTCGCGGCCAGCTCGGCGATGATCTCGTCGAGCGACGCGGCATCGCTGCGGATCGGGACGGTGATGTTCCGCTCGCCGAGCGAACGGTAGCGCATCCCGCCGCGCGCGAGATAGAGGTCGACGTAGGGGATGGTCTCGCGCTGCGTGTAGCGCCACACGTCGAGTTCGGTCCAGTGCAGCAGCGGGTGGACGCGCACGTGCGCGCCGTGCGGAACGTCGGTCGCGTAGTAGCCCCACAGTTCCGGCGGCTGCGCGCGCACGTCCCAGGTGCCGCCGACCGAACGCGGGCTGAAGATGCGTTCCTTCGCGCGCGTCGCCTGTTCGTCGCGGCGGATCCCCACGATGATACCCTGCGCGTTCTCGCGCTGCAGGTAGTTCTTCAGGCCTTCGGTTTTGCGCGCCGCGGCGCGCGTCGCCGGCGGGAGCGTCGGATCCATCTCGGCTTCAGGCGGGCACAGCTCGACGCGCAGATCAAGCGCCCACTCGCGCGCGAGCCGGTCGCGAAACGCGTAGACTTCGTCGAGCTCGAGTTCGGTATCGAGCTGGACGAGCGGAAACGGGACCTCGCCGTAGAGCGCCTTGCGCACCAGCCACAGGAGCGCGGTCGAATCTTTCCCCATCGACCACAGCATCGCCAGAGGCCGCAGCGTCGCGTACGCTTCGCGGATGATCGCGATCGCCGCGTGCTCGAGCTGATCGAGATCGGCGGTTTCGTTCGTCATAGCAGTTTCATTCCCGCGTAGGCGAGCGCGCACATCACGGCGGGCCGCAAGAGGCCGACGTTGAGCACGCCGCACAGCCGCACGCCGACGAGCGCACCCGGCACGGCGCCGGCGGCGAGCGCGAGCGCGAGCCGCCAATCGACCGTCGCGAAGGCGGTGTGTCCGACCGCCGCGATCGGCACGATCACCGCACCGAACACGATCTCCGAGCCGATCAGCGACCGCAGCCCCAGCGCCGGCAGCGCCAGCAGCAGCAGCGGCAACGTCATCGACCCCGACCCGATCGACGTCAGCGCCACCAGAAACCCCACGACCGCGCCGATCCCCG is a genomic window containing:
- the cysD gene encoding sulfate adenylyltransferase subunit CysD translates to MTNETADLDQLEHAAIAIIREAYATLRPLAMLWSMGKDSTALLWLVRKALYGEVPFPLVQLDTELELDEVYAFRDRLAREWALDLRVELCPPEAEMDPTLPPATRAAARKTEGLKNYLQRENAQGIIVGIRRDEQATRAKERIFSPRSVGGTWDVRAQPPELWGYYATDVPHGAHVRVHPLLHWTELDVWRYTQRETIPYVDLYLARGGMRYRSLGERNITVPIRSDAASLDEIIAELAATREPERAGRVMDNESEDSFERLRAAGYM